Genomic DNA from Torulaspora delbrueckii CBS 1146 chromosome 8, complete genome:
TCAATCGCAGGGCTGACAGGATTCGATGGTTGGGAAGTTAGACTCGAGGGTTTACAAGTTTGTGCTGGTGAAAAACGAACCTTCACATATTGTTACGTCAGACCGCAGTTCTCTCTCATAAATATCTAACATCTATCTAGTGTGAGTGAATTGGCCAAATCCACATCCTCAATAGGCTCCCATGAATTTCAGTACGCCTGCTTTTTATACCTGTCTACCTGATTTTGTATAAGTTAAATGatctcgtcatcttcttcacctcGCTTACGACCAACAATACGACAAAGTATGGAGGACGTTCCAAAGCAAGCATTGGAGACCGTAGAGGCCGGGGCCATTGGTGAGCCTCAGAACAACGAAGAAGTACACCAAGAGGGGCTTTTCAGCGGTGTCCTATCGTTCGCCCAAACATGTACCATCAACCTCGTCTTACCGTTTGTCAACGGTCTAATGCTTGGATTCGGTGAACTATTAGCCCATGAAATAGCTTGGCGTAAGGACTTCTTCCACAGGACCAATGCTGGTTACCGCATATACCCAGAAAGGCGCAAACTTCAAGCTCCCAAGACCGAATTCTTATAATCTACATACACTATCTAATCTAAATTGCCCCGTTCACCGTACGTTTTGAAAGATCGATCTGAACCAATTGGGAACTTTTTACTCTCCCCACATCGACAATTCCATTGTAAAACAccctctttcaaagaactctCCACCGTTCGAAGCGGTACTAGTACCCGATGGCATTTCTTGCAGCAggttctcttcaattgagGTAAAATTCTACTTCTAGTCTTCTTACCAACCCGATCCATACACGCTACATTTGCACGAGCCATAGCTTGACCAGGGTCATGTTTACCTAATACTAATGTCTGCCACGTAGCCAGCTCGTACAGATAGTTCATCCGCTGGAAATGATCCCCACCAGCGACCGATTTACCCATTgattcttgttgaattAAGAGCCTAATCGTTGAGATGAGCAAGAGAACTTGAACTTAAAGACCCGTATTCGTTACCCGGCAGCGCTCTTCGTGTGATTAAGAGGTCCAGTTCATCGCTATTGTCCCATGAATCGAATCTCAGTGGTGCCAGGATCCCGTATCGTTGTGTTTGTAATTGCGTTACGGTCAACTTGTGCGATCTAACCTGTGGTTGTAACTGTCGGTGCAACAACGCGAGTTGTAACACAGTTATAGCTGCGTCTAGTAACCACAGGCCCCATGAAGACCTTTCGGGACCATCTAGGTCCCCTATTAATGGCATTACAACAGAATGGTGATGTCCCGACGGCTTGTACCTCCAGTGACTGGCCACAAGATATACCGTTTGGCCCAATAATAACCAACGAAAGTACAACAATCCCTTGCGCACTACTGCTTTGACCACTTGCGGCTCTAAAccaccttcttcctcaCCGCTCTCCACTGTACGCCGTAGATGAACCACCAACAACCCTCCCAAGAACTCTGCCAGTGAAACGCAAGCCCAGGCGACCAGCGCCAGCAAAAGGGACCCGTCCCGCATATAACGCAAGTACACACAGGCATAGCACGCCATAGTGAGTTGTTCAGCACGACTCATGGCGTTCTGAGAGTTCTTGAAGCCTGGCTAAAGAGGTTATAAAGCTCTTTATAGGGCTTCGTCCAGCGCGAGATTCTGGCCTATTAGAAGACTcgatcaaagaacaagctCTTTAGCTCTTATTCACCACTGTAAGAGGTTGAAACCGAGTACTACAATGTTGGGTATCCGGGGTTATAGTGCTGTGGTGAGACGTGGTGCGGTGAGAGTGCCGTTGAGGGTTCCGGCTGTGGGTTTGAGACGTTATGCTACCGAGAATCCTGAGGCAGGTAAACCGGTGAAAGCGGTGAAAGAGCCTTTGATGCAACGTATTCGTCATGAAGTTAAACATTATGTGAATGGTACCAAGCTGCTCGGTTATGAGCTCAAGATCTCAACGAAACTGTTGGTGAGATTTGTGCAGGGTTATGAGTTATCGAGACGTGAGACTaaccaattgaagagaaccATGGGTGATATCTTTCGTTTGGTGCCGTTCAGTGCATTTTTGATTATCCCGTTTGCTGAATTGTTGCTTCCTGTTGCcttgaagatctttccTAATTTGCTTCCTTCGACCTATGAGTCTGGTACAGACAAGCAGAAGAAACGGAATAAACTGATTGAAATTAGAAAGAAAACTTCGGATTTCTTGCATGAAACATTAGAAGAGTCTTCGCTATTGAGTTATAGTTCGATTGATAATTCggaaaagaaaaagaggttttaccaattcttcaagaaactataCTCGCCTAAGGATGGTAAGACTAATTTGTTTACACAcgatgaaattttgtcCGTAGCGCAAATGTTCAAGAATGATACCGTGTTGGATAACTTGTCTAGACCACAGTTGGTCGCTATGGCTAAATTCATCTCTGTTACACCTTTTGGGAATGACAATATGTTGCGTTACCAGATCCGTCACAAGTTGAAGCAGATTATGGAAGACGACAAAGTGATCGACTACGAAGGTGTCGACGTCTTGtcaaaggaagaattaTATCATGCGTGTGTCTCTCGTGGTGTCAAAGCTTACGGTGttaccaaagaagagctgaTCGAATATTTGAAAGTTTGGTTAGACTTGAGACTGAGACACAAGGTTCCATCTGTTCTCTTAGTTTTGAGTTCCACGTTTACTTTTGGTGGtcttgaaaagaagcaagagaTGAAGGCCATCAGTCCACAGGCCGAGGAAAAAGACGTCAAAAGCCGTTACGATGAATTGCTCGACCTGTATTATGATGGTATTTTGAGAGTCTTGAGCTCTATACCGGATCCTGTTTACAATGTGGCCAAATTGGATGTTTCCGAGTCCAAATCAGCACCTGAAGAGGCTGAAACGAAAAAAGAGACAACGCAACAACCACCAAAAACCACACCAGTCGTGGCTACTCAGGCCGCTAGTCCTGAATTGACCGATTCAAGTGCAAAGATCCAAGAGACAGAGAccaaggaacaagaagaagaagctgtgCCAAAGACTGACGAAAACGAATTCAAACTGAACGTATTGaaggagcaagaagaactgATCAAGAAGGAAAAAGAGGAGGCCAAGAACAGAACTTCGGCACCTGTCCAGGATGATATCACTttggatgaggatgagaCGGCTAAACCACCAATCCCTGCAGACCAAGCTCAGCCAACTGCTGTCACCAAGAAGGACTAAGTATTTATTTAAGCCATCAATGCATTAAACATATATATTCGAATACGTACCTAACTGTACCGTCAAGACCGTCGATCGATATCGCGCGTTAATCTTTGACTATaataaatctttcaatCACAACTCTTCACCAGGCTTATTGGTCGATTACAATGGGTATTGATACCGTTGTCAAGTATGCCAAGTTGGAACCCAAGAGTTCAACGGAAGCACAACTAGCCATGTCAAAAGTTCACATCTCAAAGAGCTGGAAACTTCCACCGAGAAGCAGGCCAGTGAAAAGACAAGTTACTAAGCAGTTGGAGTCACCTACGAGTGATGAGGAGGAGAGGAAGAAACGACAGAACAGAGATGCCCAACGTGCTTATCGCGAAAGAAGAACTAACAGGATACAGGAACTGGAGGATACAGTTGAGACTTTGCAAGGCCTCGTAAAGAACTggcagaagaaatttaGAGCTTTAGAGTCGGAACTGAAGGATGTGAAAAAGGATAATACGgagttgaaaagaaggctTGTTACCACTCCTCAAGAGGAGCATATACCCTTAGTAGATCCATTGTTACGGGACCTCATCGATAATTTCAAACCGATGAAGGCAGTGACTTTAAAGAAACGTAAGCTTTCACCTAGAAAATCAACTGCAGACTGTGGGTTTTGTTCAGAGACTACGACATGTGTTtgtaaagaaattgagGATAGTGGTATGGAGACTGCTCGATGCACGGAGAATACAGAGACCTGTACCAAATGCTCTGACATCGATCAATCATGCATAAAGCCAAGGGAATCACAGAGACCTGTAGAAACTGACACAGATTTTTTGGCAATTGATGGTGAAGATCAGCCCAATACTATGGACCCCAATTTTGTTCCTGGTTCCTGCAAGAGATGTCAGTCAGATTCGCAAAGTAGGGCATTCTGTCAAGCAGTATATGGGCCtccaaatgatgataaagtgGCAGCCTGTTGTGGTGGCAATGGAGAATGCAGCAATAGCGCTGACTTTATTCCTATAAGTGATGCATACCAACGGATAATAAAGTACATGCTAGATAGCGATCGGGATTCAC
This window encodes:
- the RPR2 gene encoding ribonuclease P protein subunit RPR2 (similar to Saccharomyces cerevisiae RPR2 (YIR015W); ancestral locus Anc_7.118); this translates as MGKSVAGGDHFQRMNYLYELATWQTLVLGKHDPGQAMARANVACMDRVGKKTRSRILPQLKRTCCKKCHRVLVPLRTVESSLKEGVLQWNCRCGESKKFPIGSDRSFKTYGERGNLD
- the TDEL0H03350 gene encoding bZIP transcription factor (similar to Saccharomyces cerevisiae YAP5 (YIR018W) and YAP7 (YOL028C); ancestral locus Anc_7.115) produces the protein MGIDTVVKYAKLEPKSSTEAQLAMSKVHISKSWKLPPRSRPVKRQVTKQLESPTSDEEERKKRQNRDAQRAYRERRTNRIQELEDTVETLQGLVKNWQKKFRALESELKDVKKDNTELKRRLVTTPQEEHIPLVDPLLRDLIDNFKPMKAVTLKKRKLSPRKSTADCGFCSETTTCVCKEIEDSGMETARCTENTETCTKCSDIDQSCIKPRESQRPVETDTDFLAIDGEDQPNTMDPNFVPGSCKRCQSDSQSRAFCQAVYGPPNDDKVAACCGGNGECSNSADFIPISDAYQRIIKYMLDSDRDSPPIKHIASGLRARGGEVELKTIDDAIRGMDKKDVGSTE
- the MDM38 gene encoding ribosome-binding protein MDM38 (similar to Saccharomyces cerevisiae MDM38 (YOL027C); ancestral locus Anc_7.116); amino-acid sequence: MLGIRGYSAVVRRGAVRVPLRVPAVGLRRYATENPEAGKPVKAVKEPLMQRIRHEVKHYVNGTKLLGYELKISTKLLVRFVQGYELSRRETNQLKRTMGDIFRLVPFSAFLIIPFAELLLPVALKIFPNLLPSTYESGTDKQKKRNKLIEIRKKTSDFLHETLEESSLLSYSSIDNSEKKKRFYQFFKKLYSPKDGKTNLFTHDEILSVAQMFKNDTVLDNLSRPQLVAMAKFISVTPFGNDNMLRYQIRHKLKQIMEDDKVIDYEGVDVLSKEELYHACVSRGVKAYGVTKEELIEYLKVWLDLRLRHKVPSVLLVLSSTFTFGGLEKKQEMKAISPQAEEKDVKSRYDELLDLYYDGILRVLSSIPDPVYNVAKLDVSESKSAPEEAETKKETTQQPPKTTPVVATQAASPELTDSSAKIQETETKEQEEEAVPKTDENEFKLNVLKEQEELIKKEKEEAKNRTSAPVQDDITLDEDETAKPPIPADQAQPTAVTKKD
- the MIM1 gene encoding Mim1p (similar to Saccharomyces cerevisiae MIM1 (YOL026C); ancestral locus Anc_7.119), with product MEDVPKQALETVEAGAIGEPQNNEEVHQEGLFSGVLSFAQTCTINLVLPFVNGLMLGFGELLAHEIAWRKDFFHRTNAGYRIYPERRKLQAPKTEFL
- the VLD1 gene encoding Vld1p (similar to Saccharomyces cerevisiae YIR014W; ancestral locus Anc_7.117); this translates as MSRAEQLTMACYACVYLRYMRDGSLLLALVAWACVSLAEFLGGLLVVHLRRTVESGEEEGGLEPQVVKAVVRKGLLYFRWLLLGQTVYLVASHWRYKPSGHHHSVVMPLIGDLDGPERSSWGLWLLDAAITVLQLALLHRQLQPQVRSHKLTVTQLQTQRYGILAPLRFDSWDNSDELDLLITRRALPGNEYGSLSSSSLAHLND